Genomic segment of Nostoc sp. TCL240-02:
GATTTAAAAGTTGCAGAAAATACTCAAATCGAACTATTCTCTTTTCCAAATCCTCCAGAACGATCTAGTAAACCAGAGGCTTGTGGTTTAAGACATCTTGCTTTTAAAGTTGATGATATTGAGGAAACTGTTTTTTATTTAAACTCGCAAGGTGTAGAAACAGAAAATATCAGAATTGACGAAATTACAGGTAAGAAATTTACTTTTTTTAAAGATCCTGATAATTTGCCGTTAGAAATTTATGAAAATTAGAGTAGATAAATTTGGATTAAATAATTGCAGATTAATAATAAGTGAGCAAGCTATTTGGTAAAATTATCAAATGTTTGACAATATCTGCAAATTTTTAGCTGAAAATTTCTCCAGCGACTTCGCCACTTGGTTATTAGGCGAACCCATTACTTTAACTGAACTCAGTCCAAAAGAATTATCTCTCGAACCCATTCGTGCTGATGCCTTAATTTTGCTACAGTCGGAGCAAACCATCTTGCATTTGGAATTTCAAACCCAAGTGGATGCGGAAATTCCTTTTCGGATGATTGACTATCGATTGCGAGTTTATCGCCGTTTTCCACACAAAGCAATGCATCAAGTCGTAATTTATCTCAAGCAGACAAATTCGGATTTGGTGCAACAAAATACATTTACAATTGCTGGAACACGCCATGAATTTGAAGTTATCAGACTTTGGGAACAACCAACCGAAGTATTTTTGAGAACACCTGGACTTTTACCTTTGGCAGTGTTGAGTAGTACAATTGAGCCAGAAGTTATACTAAATGAAGTGGTGCGTGAAATTAACGGTATTACAGAATCAAGAACTCAAAGTAATATTGCTGCTTCCACGGCTATTTTAGCTGGTTTAGTATTAGATAAAGAGGTTATTAAACGAATTTTGAGGTCAGACATTATGCGCGAGTCAGTGATTTATCAAGATATTTTACAAGAAGGGAAAGCCGAAGGGAAAGCTGAAGGGAAAGCTGAAGCTTTACTTGAAGTGGCAAGCAACCTTTTTAATACTGGTATGCCATTAGAAGAGATAGCAAGATTGACAGGGTTATCAATTGAGCAGTTACAGTATTTGCAGGTAAGCAAATCTGGTGATTCCAAATAAATAATCGGTGCAGTTTGACTGCACCGATTGCACAATTTATATTTAATTGCACCGGACGTTTCCCTCACGCCAATGCTGAAGCTTGGGGTTTGGCAAAAATCATTCTTCCTGCGGTGGTTTGCAAAGCACTGGTGACTACGACTCGCAGTTCACCACCCACATAACTGCTGCCTTCTTCAACTACTACCATTGTGCCATCATCTAGATAACCAATACCTTGGCTTGGTTCTTTGCCTTCCTTGAGGATTTTCAAATCAAGGTTGTCACCAGGTAAATAACTAGGACGGACAGCGTTAACTAAATCATTCACATTCAAAACAGGTACTTTCTGAACACTAGCAACTTTAGACAAGTTGTAGTCGTTAGTTAGCAGTGTGCCGCTAATTTCTTGGGCGAAACGTACCAACTTGGCATCGACTGTGGGAATATCTTCGTAGTCAACTGCATTAATCAAAATGCGATCGGGATATTCTTCCTTAATGCGGTTGAGAATTTCTAGTCCTCTCCTTCCCCGCACGCGCTTTTGGTCTTTGCTAGCATCTGCCACTTGTTGGAGTTCTTGCAAGACAAATTGCGGTACGAGAATTTGTCCTTCCAGAAACCCTGTTTCTAATAGCGCTTCAATGCGACCATCAATAATACAGCTAGTATCTAAAACTTTGGTATTCGCTGGTTTTAGCGTTCCTTCTACAACCATCGATTCGACAGTGTTGGGATTAATGAACCGCAATAAACCTCGTCCGTGGGTATCTGCCAAATTCATGCCTGTGACGGAGAGGATAATGCTACCGACAACTGCCACAAGTGGCTTAATAAATCCAAAGTCCGCCGGGATAGGTAGTAAGAATAATGGGGCTAGCATGAGGTTAGCTAGCAACAAGCCAATTACTAAGCCAATGGCACGAGTTAAAATCATTTCCAGAGGCATTTCTTTGACTTGCGATTCTAGGCGGCGATATGTCGTCTGGAAACTCAGCCCGATCGCACCACCAATAATAGCGGCAAAGACGGCAACAACTAAGCGTAAAGCTTCAAGATTTGTTACCTGATCGAGAGTGCCATTGGGTAGTAGTTCAATGCTGTAGAACCCTATTCCCGAAGCTGCCAGGATAAATGAGAAAATGATAATTGCGTCAAGCATGGTTATGTTGTTTTCCTGCAACTGTGTTCACCGATAAAGTTAAGTATTTTTTATTTCATCGGTAAGATAAACTGATCAATATTGACTTACACTAAGGGTTTAGGCTGACAATATCTGCAATTATTATAACTAAAGGCTTTTATCTTAATATTTTTCATTGTTTCTTTGTAAAACGACAAAAATTTGTAAATTAACTGCTCATTTTCATTGTCTCTAATTCGCAGTTGGCTTAACTTAAAACTTTTCTCAAAATGAGTCAAAAATTTGGTATTTCGGGAATTGCAAGTTCTGCTTATGTGCATATTCCCTTTTGCAGACGGCGATGCTTTTATTGTGATTTCCCGGTGTCTGTTGTTGGCGATCGCTTGCGGGGCGAAACATCTGGTACTATCTCCCAATATGTTGAGGTGCTATGTCAAGAAATTGCTATGACACCAGCATTTGGTCAACCCTTAAAGACAATTTTCTTCGGTGGTGGTACTCCTTCGCTGCTATCAACTGAGCAGTTACAACGGATAGTAACAGAGTTAGAGAACCATTTTGGTATTGCGTCTGGGGTAGAAATTTCTATGGAAATTGACCCAGCCACCTTTGATTTAGCACATATAGCAGGATATCGCAGTGCAGGCGTGAACCGGGTAAGTTTGGGTGTACAAGCCTTTCAATCAGAATTATTGCAAAGGGCGGGGCGATCGCACTCAGTTGAAGATATTTTTGCAGCTGTGGAACTAATTCATCAAGTCGAGATTCCCGAATTTAGCTTAGACCTAATCTCCGGGTTGCCGCATCAGTCTTTAGATCAATGGCAAGATTCTCTCACCAAAGCGGTAGCGCTTCTACCTACTCACATATCTATTTATGATCTGACCATCGAACCAGGTACAGCCTTTGGTCGTTACTACAAACCTGGCGATACTCCTTTGCCCACAGATGAAGCCACAGTCAAAATGTACCAGATGGGGCAGCAGATTTTGACTGGTGCAGGTTATGAGCATTATGAAATTTCCAATTATGCCCAACCTGGTCATCAGTGCCGACATAATCGAGTCTATTGGGAAAACCGCCCTTACTACGGCTTTGGGATGGGTGCGGCGAGTTATGTTGAGGGTAAACGCTTCACTCGTCCGCGTAAAACTAAGGAGTATTACCAGTGGGTGGAAGCTGGCAGTGTAATTGATTGTGATCTGACTCCCCCAAAGGAAGTATTGTTAGAAACATTAATGTTGGGGTTGCGTTTGGCGGAGGGTATGAGTTTGGCGGCGTTGGCGGAAGCTTATGGAGAAGAAAAAGTAGAGGAAATTTGCAGATGTTTGCAAGAGTATTTTGACAAAGGTTGGGTAAAAGTTGCAGAGGGAAGGTTGCGTTTAATTGATCCC
This window contains:
- the hemW gene encoding radical SAM family heme chaperone HemW, with amino-acid sequence MSQKFGISGIASSAYVHIPFCRRRCFYCDFPVSVVGDRLRGETSGTISQYVEVLCQEIAMTPAFGQPLKTIFFGGGTPSLLSTEQLQRIVTELENHFGIASGVEISMEIDPATFDLAHIAGYRSAGVNRVSLGVQAFQSELLQRAGRSHSVEDIFAAVELIHQVEIPEFSLDLISGLPHQSLDQWQDSLTKAVALLPTHISIYDLTIEPGTAFGRYYKPGDTPLPTDEATVKMYQMGQQILTGAGYEHYEISNYAQPGHQCRHNRVYWENRPYYGFGMGAASYVEGKRFTRPRKTKEYYQWVEAGSVIDCDLTPPKEVLLETLMLGLRLAEGMSLAALAEAYGEEKVEEICRCLQEYFDKGWVKVAEGRLRLIDPQGFLFSNVVLAELFEKLG
- a CDS encoding VOC family protein, with the protein product MKITDIHHIAIICSDYDRSKAFYVEVLGFSIIQETFRAERNSYKLDLKVAENTQIELFSFPNPPERSSKPEACGLRHLAFKVDDIEETVFYLNSQGVETENIRIDEITGKKFTFFKDPDNLPLEIYEN
- a CDS encoding Rpn family recombination-promoting nuclease/putative transposase, yielding MFDNICKFLAENFSSDFATWLLGEPITLTELSPKELSLEPIRADALILLQSEQTILHLEFQTQVDAEIPFRMIDYRLRVYRRFPHKAMHQVVIYLKQTNSDLVQQNTFTIAGTRHEFEVIRLWEQPTEVFLRTPGLLPLAVLSSTIEPEVILNEVVREINGITESRTQSNIAASTAILAGLVLDKEVIKRILRSDIMRESVIYQDILQEGKAEGKAEGKAEALLEVASNLFNTGMPLEEIARLTGLSIEQLQYLQVSKSGDSK
- a CDS encoding PIN/TRAM domain-containing protein yields the protein MLDAIIIFSFILAASGIGFYSIELLPNGTLDQVTNLEALRLVVAVFAAIIGGAIGLSFQTTYRRLESQVKEMPLEMILTRAIGLVIGLLLANLMLAPLFLLPIPADFGFIKPLVAVVGSIILSVTGMNLADTHGRGLLRFINPNTVESMVVEGTLKPANTKVLDTSCIIDGRIEALLETGFLEGQILVPQFVLQELQQVADASKDQKRVRGRRGLEILNRIKEEYPDRILINAVDYEDIPTVDAKLVRFAQEISGTLLTNDYNLSKVASVQKVPVLNVNDLVNAVRPSYLPGDNLDLKILKEGKEPSQGIGYLDDGTMVVVEEGSSYVGGELRVVVTSALQTTAGRMIFAKPQASALA